The Sphingomicrobium sp. genome has a window encoding:
- a CDS encoding ion channel — translation MIVIPHIPDPDVEPAIALGAQLGAGTLLLVISVVIHAAGILAATRFLGLEDRSLRAHRLDIRAFGLLVSIAICLFALHFIEIGLFAGFYLAVGALRDLESALYFSASAYSTLGQPDLDFPDDWRLLGAVEGLVGFVLIGWSTAVFITDMTKVLREEEEKGEREAGSRE, via the coding sequence GTGATCGTCATCCCCCACATCCCCGATCCCGATGTCGAGCCGGCGATTGCTCTCGGCGCGCAGCTCGGGGCGGGGACCTTGTTGCTGGTGATCTCGGTGGTGATCCATGCGGCCGGGATATTGGCGGCGACGCGGTTTTTAGGGCTGGAGGACCGTAGCCTTCGCGCGCATCGGCTCGACATCCGCGCCTTCGGGCTGCTGGTGTCGATCGCGATCTGCCTGTTCGCGCTTCACTTCATTGAGATCGGGCTGTTCGCAGGTTTCTATCTGGCGGTGGGAGCGCTGCGCGATCTGGAAAGCGCGCTCTATTTTTCCGCCTCGGCTTATTCGACCTTGGGGCAGCCGGACCTCGATTTTCCCGACGACTGGCGGCTGCTCGGCGCGGTTGAGGGGCTGGTCGGCTTCGTGCTGATCGGATGGTCGACCGCGGTGTTCATCACCGACATGACCAAGGTGCTGCGCGAGGAAGAGGAGAAGGGGGAGCGAGAAGCTGGGTCACGGGAATAA
- the nusG gene encoding transcription termination/antitermination protein NusG has translation MSRWYIIHAYSGFENKVRDAIMSEATRLGLEPLVEQIEVPTETVTEIKRGKKVQSERKFMPGYVLAKLEMNDQVYHLVKNTPKVTGFLGPGGKPQPIPDSQAARMLSNEQEAANAPKQKVNVDYEIGDAVKVLDGPFATFNGTVEELDFDRGRVKVSVSIFGRATPVELEFEQVERVK, from the coding sequence ATGTCCCGCTGGTACATCATCCACGCTTATTCCGGCTTCGAGAACAAGGTTCGCGACGCGATCATGTCCGAAGCGACGCGCCTCGGGCTCGAGCCCCTCGTCGAGCAGATCGAAGTCCCGACCGAAACCGTGACCGAGATCAAGCGCGGCAAGAAGGTGCAGTCGGAACGCAAGTTCATGCCCGGCTACGTCCTCGCCAAGCTCGAGATGAACGACCAGGTCTACCACCTCGTCAAGAACACGCCGAAGGTCACCGGCTTTTTGGGACCCGGCGGCAAGCCGCAGCCGATCCCCGACAGCCAGGCCGCGCGCATGCTCTCCAACGAGCAGGAAGCCGCCAACGCGCCCAAGCAGAAGGTCAATGTCGACTATGAGATCGGCGATGCGGTGAAGGTCCTCGACGGGCCGTTCGCGACCTTCAACGGCACCGTCGAAGAACTCGATTTCGACCGCGGCCGCGTCAAGGTCAGCGTCAGCATCTTCGGCCGCGCCACGCCGGTCGAGCTGGAATTTGAGCAGGTCGAACGCGTCAAGTGA
- the secE gene encoding preprotein translocase subunit SecE translates to MANTSPGEFIRQVRSEGAKVHWPTRKETIATAIMVVFMTSLLAVFFAGTDAVFSVVVRYLVGLLG, encoded by the coding sequence GTGGCCAACACCTCCCCCGGCGAATTCATCCGTCAGGTCCGCAGCGAAGGCGCCAAGGTCCATTGGCCGACCCGCAAGGAAACCATCGCCACCGCCATCATGGTCGTCTTCATGACCAGCCTGCTCGCCGTCTTCTTCGCCGGCACCGACGCCGTCTTCTCGGTCGTCGTCCGCTATCTCGTCGGCCTTCTCGGCTAG